The following coding sequences lie in one Hyphomonas adhaerens MHS-3 genomic window:
- a CDS encoding zinc-finger domain-containing protein — MPTKRDAFDPPEVVMVKSHKVSCNGGGGALGHPRVWYEMGDEDYVECKYCDRRFVLIGGKDDPGRGH, encoded by the coding sequence ATGCCCACCAAGCGCGATGCATTCGACCCACCGGAAGTCGTGATGGTCAAAAGTCACAAGGTCTCCTGCAATGGCGGCGGCGGCGCTCTTGGCCACCCGCGCGTCTGGTACGAGATGGGCGACGAAGATTATGTCGAGTGCAAATATTGCGACCGGCGTTTCGTCCTGATCGGCGGTAAAGACGACCCCGGCCGGGGTCACTGA
- a CDS encoding ABC transporter ATP-binding protein has product MTDQNSAPEYAIEVDNLQKVYAASGRMPEKHALKGISLKIPRGSIFGLLGPNGAGKSTFINILAGLVNKTSGTARIWGLDIDKHPRQSRAAIGVVNQEIVADPFFTPFEMLELMAGFYGVPKADRQTDEILVAVGLDDKKDAYVRQLSGGMKRRLMVAKALVHNPPVLILDEPTAGVDVELRRSMWTYVRELHDRGTTIILTTHYLEEAEELCDSIAIVNHGEIVACEPTPSLLARLDYKTLVITPREPLTAVPDALSELDATMRESGELAITFRTSETGIGRLLEQVRQAGIGIGDLITETPDLEDVFLALTSEPA; this is encoded by the coding sequence ATGACTGACCAAAACTCCGCCCCGGAATACGCTATTGAAGTCGACAACCTGCAGAAGGTGTACGCCGCCTCCGGCCGCATGCCGGAAAAGCACGCCCTGAAGGGAATCAGCCTGAAAATTCCGCGCGGATCAATCTTCGGCCTGCTGGGGCCGAACGGGGCCGGTAAGTCGACCTTCATCAACATCCTGGCGGGCCTGGTGAACAAGACCTCGGGAACGGCCCGCATCTGGGGTCTGGATATCGACAAGCACCCCCGCCAGAGCCGCGCCGCCATTGGCGTTGTGAACCAGGAAATCGTTGCCGACCCCTTCTTCACTCCGTTTGAAATGCTGGAACTGATGGCCGGTTTCTACGGTGTTCCGAAGGCCGACCGGCAGACCGATGAAATCCTTGTGGCTGTGGGCCTCGACGACAAGAAAGACGCCTATGTGCGCCAGCTGTCGGGCGGCATGAAACGCCGCCTGATGGTGGCCAAGGCGCTCGTCCACAATCCGCCCGTCCTGATCCTCGACGAGCCGACCGCCGGTGTGGACGTGGAACTGCGCCGCTCGATGTGGACCTATGTGCGCGAACTGCATGACCGCGGCACCACGATCATCCTGACGACTCACTATCTGGAAGAAGCTGAAGAGCTCTGCGATTCCATCGCCATCGTGAACCATGGCGAGATTGTCGCCTGCGAACCGACACCGAGCCTGCTGGCCCGGCTCGACTACAAAACGCTTGTCATCACCCCCCGAGAGCCGCTGACGGCCGTCCCGGACGCCCTGTCCGAGCTGGATGCGACCATGCGCGAATCGGGGGAACTGGCGATCACGTTCCGGACCAGCGAGACCGGAATCGGCCGCCTGCTGGAACAGGTACGTCAGGCCGGAATCGGAATCGGGGATCTCATCACCGAGACCCCCGACCTTGAAGATGTGTTCCTGGCGCTGACCAGCGAGCCAGCCTGA
- the trxA gene encoding thioredoxin, producing MAAIDVTDDEFDGVIANSDVPVVVDFWAEWCGPCKQMSPHLEAVAEEMAGKVKVAKINVDENPMTGSKYGVRGMPTLMIFKDGKVAATHLGAMSKQAIADWIKQSA from the coding sequence ATGGCCGCGATTGATGTAACAGACGACGAGTTCGATGGTGTCATCGCCAATTCCGATGTCCCTGTCGTAGTGGATTTCTGGGCTGAATGGTGTGGCCCGTGCAAACAGATGTCGCCGCACCTCGAAGCCGTTGCCGAAGAAATGGCCGGCAAGGTGAAAGTCGCCAAGATCAATGTCGACGAAAACCCGATGACCGGCTCGAAATACGGCGTGCGCGGCATGCCGACGCTGATGATCTTCAAGGATGGCAAGGTCGCCGCCACGCACCTCGGTGCGATGAGCAAGCAGGCCATCGCCGACTGGATCAAACAGTCGGCCTGA